One Weissella ceti DNA window includes the following coding sequences:
- a CDS encoding Ig-like domain-containing protein yields the protein MSHFKKTLFIIVLLLFGIFGINVTASAATDYGSQFLTNVTLINSANQNVLDSGIEVKDLEDFRLSYDFAYPDTVKPGDSMSVELPKVLKVSQLSDFDIKNADGVVVAKASFEEGTGKLKLTFTDRATEKQNNRGSFFVSTKWDQNESGVTDGPVEVQLPVRGTVEKHNVLQKGVKYEASEFSKFGEMDPKDQTIINYELQLNYNGFNALMENIEGGDELGAGLDYIKDSFEFVIRKNGQSTAVDPSRYSVTFTDNDRGFGFTMDKVMPDEELLVRYKTRVTDSGKAAEYDNMAWIRYDANKVGLTVRKKTRNTAGGGSSVGDKVEPPVTEPENKDEVTPDENTVTEENKDEVTPDENSVTEPENKDEVTPDENSVTEPENKDEVTPDENSVTEPENKDETTPDENSVTEPENKDEVTPDESSVTEPENKDSAMSNEIVESTENNTAQDGQSSNVMANDVNGNQGNNVNKQHKINTDALPETGYTTTDVWTVIGSVMLSFALGLVYYRKR from the coding sequence TGTTATTTGGGATTTTTGGTATTAATGTTACTGCATCTGCAGCCACTGATTACGGTTCACAATTTTTGACGAACGTAACATTAATAAATAGCGCAAATCAGAATGTATTAGATAGTGGAATCGAAGTGAAAGATTTAGAAGATTTCCGTCTATCGTATGATTTTGCATACCCCGATACAGTGAAACCTGGGGATTCTATGTCAGTAGAATTGCCAAAAGTATTGAAGGTGTCTCAACTTAGTGACTTTGACATTAAGAATGCTGATGGCGTGGTTGTGGCTAAAGCATCATTTGAAGAAGGCACTGGTAAGTTGAAGCTGACTTTTACAGATCGTGCAACAGAAAAGCAGAATAATCGCGGTTCATTTTTCGTATCAACGAAATGGGACCAAAATGAATCTGGCGTGACTGATGGTCCTGTAGAAGTACAATTACCTGTTAGAGGAACTGTTGAAAAACACAACGTTCTTCAAAAAGGTGTAAAATATGAAGCCAGTGAGTTTAGTAAATTCGGAGAGATGGATCCTAAAGATCAAACAATCATCAATTACGAACTACAACTTAACTACAATGGTTTCAACGCTTTGATGGAAAACATTGAAGGCGGAGACGAACTTGGAGCCGGATTAGATTATATTAAGGATTCATTTGAGTTTGTTATTCGTAAAAATGGACAAAGTACAGCAGTAGATCCATCACGTTATTCAGTAACATTTACTGACAATGATCGTGGATTTGGATTTACTATGGATAAAGTAATGCCTGATGAAGAGTTGCTAGTGCGTTATAAGACCCGTGTTACTGATAGTGGTAAAGCGGCAGAATATGACAACATGGCTTGGATTCGATATGATGCGAACAAGGTTGGATTAACAGTTCGAAAGAAAACACGAAACACTGCTGGTGGTGGAAGCAGTGTTGGTGATAAGGTAGAACCGCCGGTAACAGAACCAGAAAACAAGGATGAAGTAACACCTGATGAAAATACTGTAACAGAAGAAAACAAGGATGAAGTAACACCTGATGAAAATTCTGTGACAGAACCAGAAAACAAGGATGAAGTTACACCTGATGAAAATTCTGTAACAGAACCAGAAAACAAGGATGAAGTAACACCTGATGAAAACTCTGTAACAGAACCAGAAAACAAGGATGAAACAACACCTGATGAAAATTCTGTGACAGAACCAGAAAATAAGGATGAAGTAACACCCGATGAAAGTTCTGTAACAGAACCAGAAAACAAGGATTCAGCAATGTCTAATGAAATCGTTGAATCTACGGAAAACAACACAGCGCAAGATGGACAATCATCAAACGTTATGGCTAATGATGTAAACGGAAATCAAGGGAATAACGTAAACAAGCAACACAAAATAAACACGGACGCATTACCAGAAACTGGCTATACAACGACAGATGTGTGGACAGTTATTGGAAGTGTTATGTTAAGTTTTGCGCTAGGACTTGTATATTACCGTAAGCGATAA